One stretch of Hymenobacter chitinivorans DSM 11115 DNA includes these proteins:
- a CDS encoding sugar MFS transporter: MKQASRSVVPPLAIIGALFFIFGFITWLNGTLIPFLKLACELSYSQALLVTFAFYIAYVFLAVPSSLILQKTGFKNGMALGLVVMAAGALLFVPAAQARSFGLFLLGLFVQGAGLALLQTASNPYATILGPLESAAQRISIMGICSKIAGALSPVIIGAVVLQGATALETELAAAGSAGAKAALLQQLADRVIGPYVTMAVALVGLAALIRLSSLPEIDPRPENLEEAGEEAVRSVFQFPHLLLGVLAIFCCVGVEVIAGDTITQYGRAQGISLDVARNFTSLTLVAMLVGYVIGVVTIPRYVDQQTALSICALVGVGCTVGIVCTHGYVSVLLVALLGLANSLMWPAIFPLSIQRLGAFTERGSALLITGIGGGAILPYVYGWLGEGIGLQKAYLLLIPCYLYILFFGVKGHAYQAKSRVKYAVPAV; this comes from the coding sequence ATGAAACAAGCTTCCCGAAGCGTCGTGCCCCCGCTGGCTATTATCGGCGCCCTATTTTTCATCTTTGGCTTTATCACCTGGCTCAACGGAACCCTGATACCGTTTCTGAAGCTGGCCTGCGAACTAAGCTACTCCCAGGCCCTGCTGGTGACGTTTGCCTTCTACATTGCCTACGTTTTTCTGGCTGTTCCCTCGTCGCTTATTCTGCAGAAAACCGGTTTCAAGAATGGCATGGCGCTGGGACTAGTAGTTATGGCGGCTGGGGCGCTGCTATTTGTGCCCGCCGCCCAGGCCCGCTCATTCGGACTGTTCCTGCTGGGGCTGTTTGTGCAGGGTGCGGGGCTGGCTTTGCTACAAACCGCTTCCAACCCTTACGCCACGATTCTGGGGCCGTTGGAAAGCGCCGCTCAGCGCATCAGCATCATGGGTATCTGCAGCAAAATAGCCGGGGCCTTGAGCCCGGTAATCATTGGGGCCGTGGTGCTACAAGGGGCCACGGCGCTGGAAACCGAGCTGGCCGCCGCTGGCTCGGCCGGCGCCAAGGCCGCCCTGCTTCAGCAGTTGGCCGACCGGGTTATTGGGCCCTACGTGACCATGGCGGTAGCCCTAGTGGGGCTGGCCGCGCTGATCCGGCTGTCGAGCCTACCCGAAATTGACCCGCGCCCGGAGAATCTGGAAGAGGCCGGCGAGGAAGCAGTCCGCAGCGTTTTCCAGTTTCCCCACCTGCTGCTGGGCGTACTGGCTATTTTCTGCTGCGTAGGAGTAGAGGTCATTGCCGGCGACACGATAACCCAATACGGTAGGGCCCAAGGCATCAGCCTCGACGTGGCCCGCAACTTTACGTCTCTGACGCTGGTAGCCATGCTGGTAGGTTACGTTATTGGCGTAGTCACGATTCCCCGGTACGTGGACCAGCAGACGGCCCTGAGCATCTGCGCGCTGGTCGGCGTGGGCTGCACCGTTGGCATTGTGTGCACCCACGGTTACGTGTCGGTGCTGCTGGTGGCCCTGCTGGGACTGGCCAACTCGCTGATGTGGCCGGCCATATTTCCGCTCAGCATTCAGCGGCTGGGCGCTTTTACCGAGCGAGGCTCAGCTTTGCTGATCACCGGCATCGGGGGCGGGGCCATTCTGCCCTACGTCTATGGCTGGCTGGGGGAGGGTATAGGCTTACAGAAAGCATACCTGCTGCTGATACCCTGCTACCTCTACATTCTGTTTTTTGGCGTGAAGGGCCACGCATACCAGGCGAAAAGCCGAGTGAAGTACGCCGTGCCAGCAGTGTAA